A single window of Syntrophus aciditrophicus SB DNA harbors:
- a CDS encoding glycine/sarcosine/betaine reductase component B subunit, which produces MFLELGHIPIEEIAWGRKTLIEGKVLQISREELIEETKGDDYRIASVRADLARPDESVRIIPVKDVVEPRVKVEGKGGEFPGLISGVETVGTGRTHALRGCSVVTAGQIVGFQEGLIDMSGPGARYSSFSRFLNVVLSIDVIAGISPHQHEEALRLAGLRAAVYLGEAGRGIRPDRIDRFEPRRLFQRPGCASDLPGVVYLYMLLSQGLLHDTYLYGRDVKTLLPTLIQPTEVMDGAVVSGNCVSACDKNTTYHHQNNPIISELLRRDGIDFRFLGVVVSNSNVTLRDKTRSADYAVKLVELLGAEGVILSKEGFGNPDADAMMICSGLEEKGIRTVMITDEFAGVDGASQSLADATPHADAVVSVGNANERILLPNMDKVIGDIPVIEKMAGGKSGSLSREGIRVELQAIVGATNELGFGTLSARGE; this is translated from the coding sequence GTGTTTCTCGAACTGGGCCACATACCCATCGAAGAAATTGCCTGGGGGCGCAAGACCCTCATTGAAGGCAAAGTCCTTCAAATTTCAAGGGAAGAGCTTATCGAAGAAACAAAAGGGGACGATTACCGCATCGCCTCCGTCAGGGCGGATCTGGCCCGGCCCGACGAGAGTGTGCGTATCATTCCCGTCAAGGATGTCGTTGAACCCCGGGTCAAGGTCGAGGGGAAGGGAGGAGAGTTCCCCGGCTTGATTTCCGGTGTCGAGACCGTGGGAACCGGGCGGACCCATGCGCTCCGGGGGTGCTCCGTGGTCACGGCTGGGCAGATCGTGGGCTTTCAGGAGGGGCTGATCGACATGAGCGGTCCGGGAGCCCGATATTCTTCCTTTTCCCGATTTCTCAATGTCGTTCTGTCCATCGACGTCATCGCCGGGATCTCACCGCATCAGCACGAGGAAGCCCTGCGTCTGGCCGGTTTGCGCGCCGCCGTCTATCTGGGAGAGGCGGGTCGCGGTATCCGCCCGGACCGTATAGACCGGTTTGAACCGCGCCGGCTGTTTCAACGGCCGGGCTGCGCCTCCGATCTGCCAGGCGTGGTTTATCTCTATATGCTGTTGAGTCAGGGCCTGCTCCATGATACCTACCTCTACGGGCGCGACGTGAAAACCCTCCTGCCCACTCTTATTCAGCCCACGGAAGTCATGGACGGGGCTGTCGTCAGTGGAAACTGCGTTTCCGCCTGTGACAAGAACACAACATATCATCATCAGAACAATCCCATCATTTCCGAGCTTCTTCGTCGGGACGGCATCGATTTCCGTTTTCTGGGAGTCGTCGTCAGCAACAGCAACGTCACGCTCCGGGACAAGACGCGCTCCGCGGACTATGCCGTCAAACTTGTTGAATTGCTTGGCGCCGAGGGTGTGATCCTCTCCAAGGAGGGGTTCGGGAATCCCGATGCCGATGCCATGATGATATGCTCCGGACTGGAGGAAAAGGGGATACGGACCGTCATGATCACCGATGAGTTCGCCGGAGTTGACGGCGCGTCCCAGTCGCTGGCCGATGCGACCCCTCACGCCGATGCCGTGGTGAGCGTGGGCAACGCGAATGAGCGGATTTTGCTCCCGAACATGGATAAGGTGATCGGCGATATTCCGGTCATTGAAAAAATGGCAGGGGGTAAGAGCGGAAGTCTTTCCCGGGAAGGAATCCGGGTCGAACTGCAGGCTATTGTCGGCGCCACGAACGAACTGGGATTCGGGACGCTGTCCGCGCGTGGGGAATAG
- a CDS encoding alpha/beta fold hydrolase, translating into MKHVFIHGLESSGQGDKGRYFRERYPDMIIGDYTGSLQERMQTLYKRLEGESDLILVGSSYGGLMAAIFACEQETRVRKLVLLAPALSLPDFDPYLARHLPIPTAVFHGSGDEVVPPEPVRKIAEQVFLNLAYHRVDDDHSLHGTFSTMDWDALLEV; encoded by the coding sequence ATGAAACACGTTTTCATTCACGGACTGGAAAGCAGCGGTCAGGGCGATAAAGGCCGCTACTTCCGGGAGCGTTATCCCGACATGATCATCGGCGATTACACAGGTTCCCTCCAGGAGAGAATGCAGACCCTGTATAAACGACTGGAGGGCGAATCTGATCTGATCCTGGTGGGATCGAGTTACGGAGGACTCATGGCCGCCATTTTCGCCTGCGAACAGGAAACAAGGGTCAGGAAGCTTGTTCTTCTGGCGCCGGCACTGAGTCTCCCCGATTTCGATCCGTATTTAGCCCGGCACCTTCCCATCCCGACAGCCGTCTTTCACGGCAGCGGCGATGAGGTTGTCCCCCCGGAACCCGTCCGGAAGATCGCCGAACAGGTTTTTCTCAACCTGGCCTATCACCGAGTCGATGACGACCATTCCCTGCATGGAACCTTTTCCACGATGGATTGGGATGCCCTTCTCGAGGTGTAG
- a CDS encoding 4Fe-4S binding protein yields MYSKKVIIRYSAGVVDQPIIYQLVKKYDLVFNILKARIFPRREGVIVLELSGEKENFDQGISFLQEKGLRVEPLSKSVSRNTDKCVHCGACTAFCPTDALHMDRETMKVVFDPELCNGCGICVTACPARAMEINLGF; encoded by the coding sequence ATGTATTCCAAGAAGGTTATCATCCGATATTCCGCCGGCGTGGTCGATCAGCCGATCATCTATCAACTGGTCAAGAAATATGACCTTGTATTCAATATTCTCAAGGCCAGGATCTTTCCCCGTCGGGAGGGCGTCATCGTTCTGGAACTGAGCGGAGAAAAAGAAAACTTTGATCAGGGGATAAGCTTTCTGCAGGAAAAGGGACTGCGCGTCGAGCCCCTTTCCAAAAGCGTGAGCCGGAATACGGACAAATGCGTGCACTGCGGCGCCTGTACCGCTTTCTGCCCCACCGATGCCCTGCATATGGACAGGGAAACGATGAAGGTCGTTTTTGATCCGGAATTGTGCAACGGCTGCGGGATCTGTGTCACCGCCTGCCCGGCAAGGGCCATGGAGATCAACCTGGGATTCTGA
- the mnmA gene encoding tRNA 2-thiouridine(34) synthase MnmA yields MTRFKALVGLSGGIDSTIAAAALLDRGFTVEGLHIFNGFSGSSEARARHAAHQLGIPLHVADVTETFDEEIVQYLTREYLVARTPNPCVVCNRKIKFKTLLYYADRLACHFVATGHYARVFHNRQTGRYALLRGLDQAKDQSYFLFLLGQEQLSRILFPLGELTKKEVRSVALTMGVEAVREKESQEICFIPDDDYKTFIERHMGSSPAIPGDIVDRSGRLLGSHNGIHSFTIGQRKGLHIAAPRPYYVLAIDREKNRVVVGHEEEQGFSGLIVSGVSWIDGESPREEVFETLVRIRYRHRGVSSVVCPLSAGDEICPATGRPADHEEAGDKLIIRFQEPQRAVAPGQAAVFYSDDRVIGGGWIEQGIPLD; encoded by the coding sequence ATTACCCGTTTCAAGGCACTCGTCGGACTCAGCGGAGGGATAGACAGCACCATAGCCGCTGCGGCTCTTTTAGATCGTGGTTTTACGGTGGAAGGGCTCCATATCTTCAATGGCTTTTCCGGTTCATCGGAAGCCCGCGCCCGGCATGCCGCCCACCAGCTGGGCATTCCCCTCCATGTTGCCGATGTGACCGAAACCTTCGACGAAGAAATCGTTCAGTATCTGACCCGGGAATATCTGGTGGCCAGGACCCCCAATCCCTGCGTTGTCTGCAATCGGAAAATCAAGTTCAAAACCCTGCTGTACTATGCCGACCGCCTGGCCTGCCATTTTGTGGCCACGGGGCATTACGCGCGGGTTTTTCATAACCGGCAGACAGGACGGTATGCCCTTCTGCGTGGTCTGGATCAGGCCAAAGATCAATCCTATTTTCTCTTTCTGCTGGGACAGGAACAACTGAGCCGAATTCTTTTCCCTCTGGGAGAACTGACCAAGAAGGAGGTCAGGTCTGTGGCGCTGACCATGGGAGTGGAAGCCGTCAGAGAGAAGGAAAGTCAGGAAATCTGCTTCATTCCCGATGATGATTATAAGACCTTTATCGAAAGGCATATGGGCTCCTCCCCTGCAATCCCCGGCGACATCGTGGACCGGAGCGGCCGGCTCCTGGGCAGCCACAACGGGATTCACAGCTTTACGATCGGACAGAGGAAAGGGCTGCACATCGCCGCGCCCCGCCCGTACTATGTTCTGGCCATAGACCGGGAAAAGAACCGGGTCGTCGTCGGCCATGAGGAAGAACAAGGTTTTTCAGGTCTGATCGTTTCCGGCGTATCCTGGATTGATGGAGAAAGTCCCCGGGAAGAAGTTTTTGAAACTCTTGTTCGGATCCGATACCGCCATCGCGGCGTTTCTTCGGTCGTTTGCCCCCTTTCCGCCGGGGATGAAATCTGCCCGGCAACCGGTCGGCCGGCCGATCATGAAGAAGCCGGAGACAAGCTGATAATCCGCTTTCAGGAACCTCAGCGGGCTGTCGCACCGGGCCAGGCCGCCGTATTCTATTCCGATGACCGGGTTATTGGAGGAGGATGGATTGAACAGGGAATCCCTCTCGATTAA
- the mtaB gene encoding tRNA (N(6)-L-threonylcarbamoyladenosine(37)-C(2))-methylthiotransferase MtaB — MNRESLSIKAAIATLGCKVNQYESEGLGEALTRRGYTMVPFSSVADCYIINTCTVTARTNYQSRQIIRKAIRNNPEAVIVVTGCYAQTAPAEIAGIPGVTLIAGHAEKDQIPDLIARLLKERLEIRVGDIGQTRQFSSLAATRFKDHTRAFLKIQDGCNAWCSYCIIPSARGRSRSLAEGSVLEQLAHMGRTGYREVVLTGIHLGAYGQDFSPQSSLVDLLRKVEEQHPVERLRLSSIEPTEISDDFIALLRQSALLCPHLHIPLQSGDDSILTRMKRHYTTSFFKDLLEKLCRAIPDLAIGIDVIAGFPGEGEAAFERTVELIESLPVAYLHVFPYSVRPGTPAAAMPDQVSPDEKKKRAEILRTLGTRKREAFARRFHGRSLRVLVEERRERSSGLRKGFSGNYLPILMTNADASQVNQLVQVQIENIDGTRISGRIMTP, encoded by the coding sequence TTGAACAGGGAATCCCTCTCGATTAAGGCAGCGATCGCCACACTGGGATGCAAAGTCAACCAGTATGAATCGGAGGGTCTCGGGGAGGCCCTCACCAGAAGGGGCTACACGATGGTTCCCTTCTCCTCGGTAGCGGACTGCTACATCATCAACACGTGCACCGTTACGGCCAGGACCAATTATCAGTCCCGGCAGATTATCCGAAAGGCGATTCGGAATAACCCGGAAGCCGTCATTGTTGTAACGGGGTGCTACGCCCAGACCGCCCCCGCGGAAATCGCCGGAATTCCTGGAGTCACCCTCATTGCCGGACACGCGGAAAAAGATCAGATTCCCGATCTGATTGCCCGCCTGCTGAAAGAACGGCTGGAAATCCGGGTTGGAGACATCGGGCAGACCCGGCAATTCTCTTCCCTGGCGGCGACCCGTTTTAAGGACCATACCCGGGCCTTTCTGAAAATTCAGGACGGCTGCAATGCCTGGTGCAGCTACTGCATCATCCCATCCGCCCGGGGAAGAAGCCGGAGCCTCGCGGAAGGCAGCGTCCTGGAGCAGCTCGCCCACATGGGCCGGACCGGCTACCGGGAGGTCGTTCTTACGGGAATTCACCTCGGCGCCTATGGACAGGATTTTTCTCCGCAGTCCTCCCTCGTCGATCTCCTGAGAAAAGTGGAGGAACAGCATCCTGTGGAGCGGCTCCGCCTGAGCTCCATCGAGCCAACGGAGATTTCAGACGACTTCATCGCCCTGCTGCGGCAATCCGCTCTGCTCTGTCCGCACCTGCACATCCCGCTCCAGAGTGGCGATGACTCCATTCTGACTCGCATGAAGCGGCATTACACAACCTCTTTCTTCAAGGACCTGCTTGAAAAGCTTTGCCGGGCGATCCCGGATCTGGCGATCGGCATCGACGTGATTGCCGGTTTTCCCGGAGAAGGCGAGGCTGCTTTTGAGCGCACGGTCGAGCTCATCGAGTCCCTTCCCGTGGCCTATCTTCATGTCTTTCCCTATTCAGTGCGTCCAGGCACCCCGGCCGCCGCCATGCCGGACCAGGTCTCCCCGGACGAGAAGAAAAAGCGTGCGGAAATTCTTCGAACGCTGGGAACCCGCAAAAGGGAAGCCTTCGCCCGACGGTTTCACGGCCGCAGCCTGCGTGTTCTTGTGGAGGAGCGCAGAGAGCGGAGCAGTGGCCTGAGAAAAGGATTTTCCGGCAATTACCTACCCATTCTCATGACCAATGCCGACGCCTCGCAGGTCAATCAACTGGTGCAGGTCCAGATTGAAAACATCGATGGCACAAGAATTTCTGGAAGGATCATGACCCCATGA
- the rnc gene encoding ribonuclease III codes for MTEERQTALKKLESHLSCAFRDITLLDNALVHRSYVNENPSLSFADNERLEFLGDAVLELCISDLLMKAFPDYSEGQLSKLRASVVNEQPLAELAKKCRIGSFILLGKGEESSGGRSKPSILANTMEAITAAVFLDGGFDRAYEFVRRLFTPLIEEGNRSATYKDYKTTLQELSQNRFREIPRYRLIGEYGPDHDKLFESGLSIPGIIETTGKGKSKKEAEQHAAHKALDELLKNTHEGE; via the coding sequence ATGACGGAAGAACGACAAACGGCCCTGAAGAAACTGGAATCACATCTTTCCTGTGCGTTCCGCGACATCACTCTGCTTGATAACGCCCTGGTCCATCGCTCCTATGTCAATGAGAATCCATCCTTGTCCTTCGCGGACAATGAAAGGCTGGAATTCCTGGGAGACGCTGTTCTCGAACTGTGCATCAGCGACCTGCTCATGAAGGCTTTTCCGGATTATTCTGAAGGGCAGTTGTCCAAGCTGAGGGCCTCTGTCGTCAACGAACAGCCTCTAGCCGAACTGGCCAAAAAATGCCGAATCGGCAGTTTTATTCTCCTGGGAAAAGGGGAAGAAAGTTCCGGCGGCCGTTCCAAACCATCGATCCTTGCCAATACGATGGAAGCCATCACGGCCGCGGTGTTCCTGGACGGTGGGTTTGACCGGGCCTACGAATTCGTCCGTCGCCTTTTCACCCCCCTCATCGAGGAAGGAAACCGCAGCGCCACCTATAAGGATTACAAAACGACCCTCCAGGAGCTCAGCCAGAACCGTTTCAGGGAAATTCCCCGATACAGGCTGATCGGCGAATACGGCCCCGACCATGACAAACTCTTCGAAAGCGGCCTTTCCATTCCCGGGATCATCGAAACAACCGGAAAAGGAAAGAGCAAAAAAGAAGCGGAACAGCACGCGGCACACAAAGCGCTGGACGAACTGCTGAAGAATACCCATGAAGGAGAGTGA
- a CDS encoding elongator complex protein 3 has translation MKESEFSVASPLIIPVFLPWQGCRQRCIFCNESITTGTFPAAFSEAAFEKTVTLYSENQKRGKSPVQIAFYGGTFTGMDRKEQTRLLQLAEPYIREGRVDSLRISTRPDEIDEDLLDFLRRHGVRTVELGAQSLVEEVLRHSRRGHTVGDVFSAVERLRRKGFEVGIHLMMGLPGDSPQFFAATIDRTLDLQPDTVRLHPTLVFRNTVLATLYARGQYSPLSLNEAVGLSRYALLRLEKGGIPVIRLGLQSTPEMELPGNIVAGPYHPAFRSLVNAAIFRDMATTLLSEARSEGRAVSFFLSPRDVSDFRGHKGENLSLLAERFRPLKIEVTNDPDYTRGWLTLRIGDRSISMHRTGLRPILS, from the coding sequence ATGAAGGAGAGTGAATTTTCCGTGGCATCCCCCCTGATTATCCCCGTTTTTCTGCCCTGGCAGGGCTGTCGGCAACGCTGCATCTTCTGCAACGAAAGCATTACCACGGGAACATTCCCGGCTGCGTTCAGCGAGGCTGCTTTCGAAAAAACCGTGACACTTTATTCGGAAAATCAGAAACGGGGGAAAAGCCCGGTTCAGATCGCATTTTACGGCGGGACCTTTACCGGCATGGACCGGAAGGAACAGACCAGGCTCCTGCAGTTGGCCGAGCCATACATCAGAGAAGGACGAGTCGACAGCCTCCGGATTTCCACAAGGCCGGATGAGATTGACGAAGACCTTCTGGATTTCCTGCGGCGCCACGGGGTCAGGACTGTGGAACTGGGTGCTCAGTCGCTTGTGGAGGAAGTCCTGCGGCATTCCCGGCGGGGCCATACCGTGGGAGATGTGTTCTCCGCGGTGGAACGGCTGCGGAGAAAAGGTTTTGAAGTCGGGATCCATCTGATGATGGGACTTCCCGGCGACAGTCCACAATTTTTTGCCGCCACCATCGACCGGACTCTCGATCTTCAGCCCGACACGGTCAGGCTTCACCCGACCCTGGTCTTCCGGAACACGGTCCTCGCGACCCTTTACGCCAGGGGACAATATTCCCCCCTCTCGCTGAATGAAGCCGTGGGACTGTCACGGTACGCCCTGCTCCGTCTGGAAAAGGGGGGAATCCCCGTCATCAGACTCGGCCTTCAGAGCACCCCGGAAATGGAACTGCCGGGAAATATCGTCGCCGGCCCTTATCATCCGGCCTTCCGCTCACTGGTCAACGCCGCCATCTTTCGGGACATGGCCACAACCCTGCTCTCCGAAGCAAGGTCTGAAGGGCGGGCGGTTTCTTTTTTCCTGTCACCGCGGGATGTGTCGGACTTCCGTGGGCATAAAGGGGAAAACCTCTCCTTACTTGCAGAACGCTTCCGCCCCCTGAAGATCGAGGTCACCAACGATCCGGATTATACACGGGGATGGCTGACACTACGGATCGGAGACCGCAGCATCTCCATGCATCGCACCGGTCTCCGCCCCATCCTTTCATGA
- a CDS encoding phospholipase D family protein, giving the protein MEFQFRIRGDIEAERQRQRRPARSDGRDAGCGSDDDRVLVTWKGNQPVFHLEDLLMFRGWRISAGLFLIAAILIGIAACGQPEAEQSVDKAAIRVYFSPGGGGTEAIVQELDRASREIKVQAYSFTSRPIAGALLNAHRRGVKVDVILDKSNVSPKYGAADFTVNRGIPTFIDDQHSIAHNKIMIIDQETVITGSFNFTRAAEEKNAENLLIIREPGIASQYLDNWERHRAHSQVYQKRPDHS; this is encoded by the coding sequence ATGGAATTCCAGTTCCGGATCAGAGGCGATATCGAGGCGGAAAGACAGAGACAACGCAGGCCTGCCCGGAGCGACGGCCGAGATGCCGGCTGCGGATCCGACGATGATCGCGTCCTGGTGACATGGAAGGGGAATCAGCCCGTTTTTCATCTGGAGGATTTATTGATGTTCAGAGGTTGGAGAATTTCAGCGGGGCTTTTTCTGATTGCAGCCATTCTGATCGGAATCGCCGCCTGCGGTCAGCCGGAAGCGGAACAGAGTGTTGACAAAGCCGCGATCCGCGTTTACTTCAGTCCCGGCGGGGGGGGCACCGAGGCGATCGTTCAGGAGCTGGATCGGGCATCCAGAGAGATCAAGGTGCAGGCCTATTCCTTTACGTCCCGGCCGATTGCCGGAGCGTTGCTGAACGCGCACAGACGCGGCGTGAAGGTGGACGTCATCCTGGACAAATCCAACGTGTCCCCGAAATACGGCGCCGCCGATTTTACCGTCAACAGAGGCATCCCGACATTTATCGACGATCAGCATTCCATCGCGCACAACAAGATTATGATTATCGATCAGGAAACGGTCATCACCGGGAGTTTCAATTTCACCAGGGCGGCAGAGGAAAAAAACGCGGAAAACCTGCTTATTATCCGGGAGCCGGGGATCGCCAGTCAGTATCTGGACAATTGGGAGCGCCACCGTGCCCACTCGCAGGTTTACCAGAAACGGCCGGACCATTCATGA
- the era gene encoding GTPase Era, whose product MFKSGFIGIIGRPNVGKSTLLNGILGEKLAIITHKPQTTRNRIMGIRNADNAQFIFVDTPGIHSASTPLNRLMVRTATETFTDSDILLLVVEAGQAVHPEDLPIIESLKESGTISFLILNKIDLIRKEQLLPLMDAYRNLHSFAELIPISALTGEGIPLLLDELWKYLPEGPQYFPDDMMTDQSERFLAAEIIREKILLLTHKEIPYSSAVVVDAFKEDEARNLIRISATINVEKESQKGIIIGKKGTMLKEIGTRARVDMEKFFATRIFLELFVRVRKDWTKDPRMLREFGYNE is encoded by the coding sequence ATGTTCAAGTCCGGTTTCATCGGAATCATCGGCAGACCCAATGTAGGAAAATCAACACTTCTCAACGGTATTCTGGGCGAGAAACTGGCCATCATCACCCACAAGCCCCAAACCACACGGAATCGGATCATGGGGATAAGAAACGCGGACAACGCCCAGTTTATCTTTGTGGATACCCCGGGGATTCATTCGGCCAGCACTCCCCTGAACCGGCTCATGGTCCGCACGGCCACGGAAACCTTCACCGATTCCGATATCCTTCTTCTCGTTGTGGAAGCGGGACAGGCGGTCCACCCGGAAGACCTTCCCATTATCGAGTCCCTGAAAGAGAGCGGGACCATCTCCTTTCTGATTCTCAACAAAATCGATCTGATCCGGAAGGAGCAGCTTCTGCCGCTGATGGACGCCTACCGCAATCTGCATTCCTTTGCCGAACTGATCCCGATTTCCGCTTTGACGGGAGAGGGAATTCCCCTTCTTCTGGATGAACTCTGGAAATACCTGCCTGAAGGCCCCCAATATTTTCCCGACGACATGATGACCGATCAGAGCGAACGATTTCTTGCCGCGGAGATCATCCGGGAAAAGATTCTCCTGCTCACCCACAAGGAAATCCCCTATTCTTCCGCCGTCGTCGTCGATGCCTTCAAGGAGGATGAAGCCAGAAATCTCATCCGAATTTCGGCCACGATCAACGTGGAAAAGGAATCACAAAAGGGAATCATCATCGGCAAAAAGGGAACCATGCTGAAAGAGATCGGTACAAGGGCACGGGTGGATATGGAAAAGTTCTTCGCGACCCGGATTTTCCTGGAATTGTTTGTGCGGGTCAGAAAAGACTGGACAAAGGATCCCAGAATGCTGCGGGAATTCGGGTATAACGAGTAG
- the der gene encoding ribosome biogenesis GTPase Der, producing MERNTIVAIVGRPNVGKSTLFNRLSQKSKAIVIDVPGATRDRNYADCTWHGRRYTLIDTGGFEPASTETILIQMREQTHLAIEEADIIIFLMDGRDGLTPADIEIVQLLREGGKKVFYAVNKVDGPRHEGLLPEFYRLGVSRIHDISAQHGLGIDELMEDLSACLPEEAASAGEEGEEEDRIRIALIGKPNVGKSSLLNKILGYERTIANPTPGTTRDAIDTPFEFDGHRYLLIDTAGIRKKSRISLSLEKYSVIQALKTLDRCDIALLLIDAEEGITDQDTKIAGLAFEKGRAVIIVVNKWDLVAKDNSTVGRYVRDIKDRLKFMDFSPIIFVSALSGQRVTRIFALVQEVYRQYTTRISTGELNRKVMEIVSKNPPPQYQQKAHPFNYVTQVSIKPPTFAFFVGKPAEIHFSYERYLINSLREALGFTTVPIRLVFRRKHRNIGS from the coding sequence TTGGAAAGAAACACGATAGTTGCCATTGTTGGACGACCCAACGTGGGCAAATCAACATTGTTCAACCGACTGTCACAGAAAAGCAAGGCAATCGTCATTGACGTGCCGGGAGCCACGCGGGACCGGAATTATGCGGACTGCACCTGGCATGGACGACGATACACCCTCATCGACACGGGAGGATTTGAACCGGCATCCACGGAAACCATTCTCATTCAGATGAGGGAACAGACTCATCTGGCCATTGAAGAAGCCGACATCATCATCTTCCTGATGGATGGACGGGACGGTCTGACCCCTGCCGATATTGAAATCGTGCAATTGTTGCGCGAAGGAGGGAAAAAGGTTTTTTATGCCGTCAACAAGGTGGACGGTCCCCGGCATGAGGGCCTCCTGCCGGAATTCTACCGTCTTGGAGTCTCCCGTATCCATGACATCTCAGCCCAGCATGGCCTGGGCATCGATGAACTGATGGAGGACCTGTCGGCCTGTCTCCCTGAGGAAGCAGCGTCTGCCGGCGAAGAAGGAGAAGAGGAGGACCGGATCCGGATCGCCCTGATCGGCAAGCCCAATGTGGGCAAGTCATCACTGCTCAATAAAATCCTGGGCTACGAACGGACCATCGCCAATCCCACGCCGGGCACCACGCGGGATGCCATCGACACCCCCTTTGAATTCGACGGTCACAGGTATCTGCTGATCGACACAGCCGGCATCCGCAAAAAGAGCCGGATCAGCCTGAGTCTCGAAAAATACAGCGTCATTCAGGCACTGAAGACCCTGGACCGATGTGATATCGCCCTGCTGCTCATCGACGCGGAAGAGGGAATCACCGATCAGGACACCAAAATCGCCGGGCTGGCCTTTGAAAAGGGCAGAGCCGTCATTATCGTGGTGAACAAATGGGACCTCGTCGCCAAGGACAACAGCACGGTGGGACGTTACGTGCGGGACATTAAGGATCGGCTGAAATTCATGGATTTTTCCCCCATCATCTTTGTCTCCGCCCTGTCCGGTCAGCGGGTGACGCGGATTTTCGCTCTGGTGCAGGAGGTTTATCGTCAGTACACGACCCGGATCAGCACGGGGGAGCTGAACCGGAAAGTGATGGAGATTGTGTCCAAAAATCCGCCGCCCCAGTATCAGCAAAAGGCGCATCCCTTCAATTATGTTACCCAGGTGTCCATCAAGCCTCCCACCTTTGCCTTTTTTGTCGGCAAGCCTGCTGAAATCCATTTTTCCTACGAACGTTACCTGATTAACTCCCTGAGGGAAGCCTTAGGTTTCACTACGGTTCCCATAAGGCTCGTCTTCCGGAGAAAGCATCGTAATATCGGTTCATGA